Proteins encoded within one genomic window of Salipaludibacillus agaradhaerens:
- a CDS encoding ATP-binding protein: MKKVNEVPQKELFLELIHLSSEFCIVLDGELQVIDVITKEPRLSRLLYHPYHHLTPYNEVQSFIQAIANGAVIGLKRFSLLIDGEDILFDCKGKKVDDKIYILGNRVKESDTLRFFDLNKFPIPAMMVNKQGRILKSNTHLKKLHKQMVIKENNAAHISVGKNAHPIYEKYCLVFSQLSLTNRDAYAEYRTNDVRLVIKGLTDGDHILIMVKDESFQERYEELLSYQQQMQAVSQIAAGVAHELRNPLSVIKGFIQLSKLSNNLDKYYDTIYSEMDRMNKIIEDFLSISRKKMDKRYLQPEELVESMLMIFHSECTLHDVEFVYDIQETEAYLYVNEQMIKQVLINIMRNAIEAYEGQEANRILHVSAAIKHDYYVISLKDYGPGIPPHLLEKINEPFFTTKNSGTGIGIPLGRQIIEEHNGLFEIESICDKGTTVTLKLPLYNEIPARTSLAEK, translated from the coding sequence ATGAAGAAAGTAAATGAAGTGCCACAAAAAGAATTATTTCTGGAACTGATTCACCTGTCATCAGAGTTTTGTATTGTCTTAGATGGAGAATTACAAGTGATAGATGTTATTACGAAAGAGCCTCGATTATCGAGACTACTCTATCACCCTTATCACCACTTGACGCCTTATAATGAAGTGCAATCCTTTATTCAGGCGATCGCTAATGGAGCTGTTATTGGACTGAAACGCTTTTCTCTTTTAATAGATGGGGAAGATATTCTTTTTGACTGTAAAGGTAAAAAAGTGGATGATAAAATTTATATATTGGGAAATAGAGTAAAAGAGTCAGACACTTTGAGATTTTTTGATCTGAATAAATTTCCTATTCCTGCGATGATGGTTAATAAGCAAGGGAGAATCCTAAAAAGTAATACTCATTTAAAAAAATTACATAAACAAATGGTGATTAAAGAGAATAATGCCGCTCATATTAGTGTGGGGAAAAATGCACACCCTATTTATGAAAAATATTGTCTTGTTTTCAGTCAATTAAGTTTAACTAATCGAGATGCTTATGCAGAGTATCGTACAAATGATGTGAGACTTGTAATAAAAGGGTTAACAGATGGCGATCATATATTAATTATGGTGAAAGATGAAAGTTTTCAGGAACGGTATGAAGAGCTTTTATCTTATCAGCAGCAAATGCAGGCTGTTTCGCAAATAGCTGCGGGTGTTGCCCACGAATTAAGAAATCCATTATCTGTTATTAAAGGGTTTATTCAATTATCGAAGTTATCCAATAATCTTGATAAATACTATGATACGATTTATTCAGAGATGGACAGAATGAATAAAATAATTGAAGATTTTCTATCGATTTCTAGAAAGAAAATGGACAAGCGGTACCTTCAACCAGAAGAATTAGTGGAATCGATGTTAATGATTTTCCACTCAGAATGTACACTTCATGATGTGGAATTTGTTTACGACATTCAGGAGACAGAAGCGTATTTGTATGTAAATGAGCAGATGATTAAACAGGTGCTTATTAATATTATGAGAAATGCTATCGAAGCATATGAGGGGCAGGAAGCGAATAGAATACTCCACGTTTCTGCAGCCATTAAACATGACTATTATGTCATTAGCTTGAAGGATTATGGGCCAGGCATCCCTCCCCACCTTCTTGAAAAGATAAACGAGCCGTTCTTTACGACAAAAAATTCAGGAACAGGGATCGGTATTCCTTTAGGAAGACAGATTATCGAAGAGCATAATGGGCTATTCGAAATTGAGAGTATATGTGACAAGGGTACTACCGTAACACTTAAGCTACCACTATATAACGAAATTCCGGCTAGAACCTCACTAGCCGAAAAATGA
- a CDS encoding DUF2624 family protein, with translation MNPVIRELVNQQIRQLTLKELITRARKEGISLTVQEARQLLAMLQQPPLDIADKERVKRLKQQLREDFPHHYDTAMALLKPYEHYLD, from the coding sequence TTGAACCCTGTCATTCGGGAACTCGTCAATCAGCAAATACGTCAACTTACGCTAAAAGAGCTTATTACGCGAGCTAGAAAAGAAGGCATATCGCTCACTGTGCAAGAAGCTAGACAGCTACTGGCAATGCTTCAACAACCACCGTTGGACATTGCGGATAAGGAAAGAGTTAAACGTTTAAAGCAGCAACTTCGTGAAGACTTCCCCCATCACTACGATACAGCTATGGCATTATTAAAGCCATATGAGCATTATTTAGATTGA
- a CDS encoding deoxyribonuclease IV, whose amino-acid sequence MKGERVMLLGSHVSMSGKKMLLGASEEALSYGATTFMVYTGAPQNTRRKAIEDLNIEAGQAHMKEYGISNIVVHAPYIINIANTVKPETFQLGVDFLKSEIDRTEAIGAKQIVLHPGAHVGEGTEKGIKKIIEGLNEVLDPNQDVQIALETMAGKGSECGRTFEELADIISGVTHNHKLSVCFDTCHVHDSGYDIVNDLDGVLNQFDKVVGLDRIKVLHVNDSKNECGAAKDRHENIGFGHIGFEAIDEILNHEVFSQIPKILETPYVGTDKTNKKAPYKKEIMMLKERKFHSSLKEELLQGIVE is encoded by the coding sequence ATGAAAGGGGAAAGAGTTATGTTATTAGGTTCACATGTGTCCATGAGTGGTAAAAAGATGCTTTTGGGAGCTAGTGAAGAGGCATTATCTTATGGCGCAACGACGTTTATGGTGTACACGGGGGCACCGCAAAATACACGACGTAAAGCTATTGAAGATCTAAATATTGAGGCTGGACAAGCTCATATGAAAGAATATGGTATTTCTAATATAGTTGTTCACGCACCCTATATCATTAATATTGCTAACACTGTTAAACCAGAAACATTTCAGTTAGGTGTTGATTTTTTAAAGAGTGAAATAGACCGAACAGAAGCAATTGGAGCAAAACAGATTGTTCTTCATCCTGGAGCTCATGTAGGTGAAGGGACAGAAAAAGGCATTAAGAAAATTATTGAAGGGTTAAATGAAGTATTAGACCCAAATCAAGATGTTCAAATTGCTCTAGAAACAATGGCAGGTAAAGGTTCAGAATGTGGACGAACATTTGAAGAGCTTGCAGATATCATTAGCGGAGTGACCCACAATCATAAATTGTCTGTTTGCTTTGATACATGCCACGTACACGACTCAGGTTATGATATTGTTAACGACCTTGATGGGGTATTAAATCAGTTTGATAAAGTTGTTGGTCTAGACAGAATTAAAGTTTTGCATGTTAATGATAGTAAAAACGAATGTGGAGCGGCAAAGGATCGCCACGAGAATATTGGATTTGGTCATATAGGGTTTGAAGCAATCGATGAGATTTTAAATCATGAGGTATTTAGTCAAATTCCTAAAATTCTTGAGACCCCTTATGTAGGGACTGATAAAACTAATAAGAAAGCACCTTATAAAAAGGAAATCATGATGTTAAAAGAACGGAAGTTTCATTCAAGTCTTAAGGAAGAACTATTACAAGGAATTGTGGAATAA
- a CDS encoding DEAD/DEAH box helicase, with the protein MTHNFERFNLKAFLIEALKENNITLPTEIQERLIPSIKNGQDVIGRSQTGTGKTLAFLLPLLDKIEEEKKATQLVITAPTRELAIQLYEVAKRYIEASPEVITSQLVVGGTDRLRMIEKAQQQPHLVIGTPGRILDMLKERAIKTDSIKSFVVDEADQMLDMGFLEDVDEIATRMNEDLQLLVFSATIPEKLKPFLKKYMKNPKQVEVEAKVASPKKISHWLINDRDRDRVELIKKVTSSIQPYLAIIFTNTKETADDVFEVLRNEGLNVDCLHGGMPPRHRKKVLKKLQEAEIQYLVATDLIARGIDIKGITHIINYELPKELEYYVHRAGRTARAGWEGTTITLYGRNDQQSIEKLEKQGIQFKYKEIKQGEWVSIEKRQFSPRQPNPNAPGALKGIKKSKKVKPGYKKKIKKQIASKMKREKRINQRKG; encoded by the coding sequence GTGACACATAATTTTGAACGATTTAACTTGAAGGCATTTTTAATTGAAGCACTAAAAGAAAATAACATTACCTTACCAACTGAAATACAGGAAAGACTAATCCCCTCTATCAAAAATGGGCAGGATGTCATCGGTCGGTCGCAGACAGGGACCGGAAAAACATTGGCGTTTTTACTACCATTATTAGATAAGATAGAAGAGGAGAAAAAGGCAACACAATTAGTTATTACAGCGCCTACGAGGGAATTAGCGATTCAATTGTATGAAGTAGCCAAGCGCTATATAGAAGCCAGTCCGGAAGTGATTACTTCTCAATTAGTTGTTGGCGGAACTGACAGACTTCGGATGATTGAGAAGGCTCAACAGCAGCCCCATCTAGTTATTGGTACACCTGGGCGAATTTTAGATATGCTAAAGGAACGAGCTATTAAAACAGATAGCATTAAAAGCTTTGTCGTTGATGAAGCTGACCAAATGCTTGATATGGGTTTCTTAGAAGATGTGGATGAGATTGCTACAAGGATGAATGAAGACTTACAGCTCCTTGTATTTTCTGCAACCATTCCAGAGAAGCTAAAGCCGTTTCTTAAGAAATATATGAAAAACCCGAAGCAAGTAGAAGTAGAAGCTAAGGTTGCTTCACCTAAAAAAATAAGTCATTGGCTCATAAATGATCGCGATAGAGATAGAGTTGAACTTATTAAAAAAGTGACGTCATCGATTCAACCCTATTTAGCGATCATTTTTACAAACACGAAGGAGACCGCTGACGACGTATTTGAAGTTCTACGGAATGAAGGGTTAAATGTTGATTGCTTGCATGGTGGTATGCCTCCGCGTCATCGGAAAAAAGTTTTGAAAAAACTCCAAGAAGCAGAAATTCAATACTTAGTGGCTACCGATTTAATTGCGCGAGGCATTGACATAAAAGGCATCACCCATATCATTAACTATGAACTTCCTAAAGAGCTGGAATATTACGTGCACAGAGCAGGTAGGACAGCTCGTGCTGGCTGGGAAGGTACTACAATTACATTATATGGGCGAAACGATCAACAAAGTATCGAAAAGTTAGAAAAACAAGGTATTCAATTTAAGTATAAAGAAATTAAGCAAGGGGAGTGGGTGTCGATTGAGAAACGACAATTTTCTCCGCGCCAACCAAATCCAAATGCACCTGGAGCATTAAAAGGCATAAAGAAATCAAAAAAAGTAAAGCCAGGATATAAGAAGAAAATAAAGAAACAAATAGCGAGTAAGATGAAACGGGAGAAGAGAATAAACCAACGTAAAGGATAG
- the vrrA gene encoding VrrA/YqfQ family protein — translation MFGPPFSPPPMPPATPPYLPGGVMSAPASVGQGAGLLSRLFGSGASAAGNVASGLSTGSQGFNLGQMMGMVQNAQKVIQTVQTVGPIVQQYGPLVKAIPQFLQIMNSNSGGANTPAQNNDPTTETTEAESENKSQEAEKTKQISQEKETKPPVEKEEKETSKTEEKKPRDKTSPKEKEKKKRRHLSRKSSSQSKRNTKKASKTNNIPKPKLYI, via the coding sequence ATGTTCGGCCCACCTTTTTCGCCACCACCAATGCCACCTGCAACACCTCCTTACCTTCCTGGAGGTGTCATGTCTGCACCAGCTTCTGTCGGACAGGGAGCAGGCTTATTATCCCGTCTTTTTGGCAGTGGTGCGTCCGCCGCTGGAAATGTCGCCAGCGGCTTATCAACAGGAAGTCAAGGATTTAATCTTGGTCAAATGATGGGGATGGTACAAAATGCACAAAAAGTGATTCAAACGGTGCAAACAGTTGGCCCTATTGTGCAACAGTATGGACCATTAGTTAAAGCTATTCCACAATTTTTACAAATTATGAATTCCAATTCCGGCGGAGCTAATACGCCAGCGCAAAACAACGACCCGACAACTGAAACGACTGAAGCAGAAAGTGAAAATAAGTCTCAGGAGGCAGAAAAAACAAAACAAATCAGTCAAGAAAAGGAGACAAAGCCACCGGTAGAAAAAGAAGAAAAAGAAACCTCTAAGACTGAGGAAAAGAAACCGAGAGATAAGACATCACCGAAAGAAAAAGAAAAGAAAAAACGACGGCACCTCTCTCGAAAAAGCTCTAGCCAATCTAAAAGGAACACAAAAAAGGCATCCAAAACGAATAATATACCAAAACCAAAATTATATATCTGA
- a CDS encoding CarD family transcriptional regulator, translating into MFKVGDSVVYPYHGAGKITDMEEKDILGQKMSYFVVFFPLNHVTLMLPEKNIEESGLRRIIDADQLEEVAHALSTSAPSVVKDTARPYSKENETLLKSGNILDAASVIANLTSKKCARNNGLHMEDRKNLDRAKQFIVSELMLVKKFTEDEAMTFIDEHCQEA; encoded by the coding sequence ATGTTTAAAGTGGGAGATAGTGTTGTGTACCCTTATCACGGTGCTGGTAAGATAACAGATATGGAAGAGAAAGATATACTCGGACAAAAAATGTCCTACTTTGTAGTGTTTTTTCCTCTAAATCATGTCACATTAATGCTTCCAGAAAAAAACATCGAAGAATCCGGATTAAGAAGGATCATCGATGCGGATCAACTTGAAGAAGTTGCCCATGCCCTTAGTACATCTGCTCCCTCAGTCGTTAAAGATACAGCCCGTCCTTACTCTAAAGAGAATGAAACTTTATTAAAATCAGGTAATATTCTTGATGCGGCTAGTGTCATCGCCAATCTAACATCTAAAAAATGCGCTCGAAACAATGGTCTTCATATGGAGGATCGTAAAAACCTAGACAGAGCTAAACAATTTATAGTGAGCGAGTTGATGCTGGTAAAGAAATTTACTGAAGATGAAGCAATGACCTTTATTGATGAGCACTGTCAAGAAGCATAA
- a CDS encoding 4-hydroxy-3-methylbut-2-enyl diphosphate reductase, with protein sequence MEVLKISPRGYCYGVVDAMVMAKQAAENPDLPRPIYILGMIVHNKHVTDAFDEEGIITLDGPNRLEIIKQVDKGTVIFTAHGVSPEVRTIAKEKGLTTIDATCPDVTVTHDLIRNKMKEGYEFIYIGKKGHPEPEGAIGVAPDIVYLVENVEDVERLQLKGNKILITNQTTMSQWDVSHIIKAAKNKYPEAEVHNEICMATQVRQEAVAEQAGEADLLIVVGDPKSNNSNRLAQVSMDITGTPAYRIANVNELNLEWLKGIKKVAVTAGASTPTPVTKEVIAFIEKFNEDDPHTWDTTSTVKLTKILPKVRKKKAERA encoded by the coding sequence ATGGAGGTTTTAAAAATTTCCCCACGGGGTTATTGTTACGGCGTGGTAGATGCTATGGTTATGGCTAAACAAGCTGCGGAAAATCCAGATTTACCACGGCCTATCTATATATTAGGAATGATTGTTCACAATAAACATGTGACAGATGCCTTTGACGAAGAGGGTATTATCACGCTTGACGGTCCAAACAGATTAGAGATTATTAAGCAAGTTGATAAAGGAACCGTTATTTTTACGGCACATGGCGTTTCCCCAGAAGTACGAACTATCGCTAAAGAAAAAGGATTAACGACGATCGATGCCACATGTCCAGATGTAACCGTCACTCATGACCTAATTCGAAATAAAATGAAAGAGGGCTACGAGTTTATCTACATTGGTAAGAAAGGACACCCCGAGCCAGAAGGTGCTATCGGTGTTGCGCCAGACATTGTTTATTTAGTAGAAAATGTTGAAGATGTAGAAAGACTTCAGCTGAAAGGCAATAAAATTCTTATAACAAACCAGACGACAATGAGTCAATGGGATGTCTCTCACATCATTAAAGCTGCGAAAAACAAATACCCTGAAGCAGAGGTCCATAACGAAATTTGCATGGCTACTCAAGTTCGTCAAGAAGCTGTTGCTGAACAAGCTGGAGAAGCTGATTTACTAATTGTGGTGGGTGATCCGAAAAGTAATAACTCTAATCGTCTCGCACAAGTATCGATGGACATTACCGGAACACCTGCCTACAGAATAGCAAATGTTAATGAACTCAATCTTGAATGGCTTAAAGGGATCAAAAAAGTGGCAGTCACTGCTGGGGCTAGCACACCCACTCCTGTTACAAAAGAAGTGATTGCTTTCATCGAAAAGTTTAATGAAGATGACCCCCACACATGGGATACGACGAGTACTGTTAAATTAACAAAAATTCTCCCTAAAGTGAGAAAGAAAAAAGCGGAGCGGGCCTAA
- a CDS encoding Nif3-like dinuclear metal center hexameric protein: MKHANGQTVIQAFEKFSPKSYAVEGDKIGLQIGTLNKPVKKIMIALDVLEPVVDEAINNNVDLIISHHPLIFKPIKVLRTDTSYGRAIEKLIKHDITVYTAHTNLDVTTGGVNDMMAEALELTDTRVLAETGAELLKKLVVFVPEEQAAQVREAIGQAGAGDIGDYSHCSFTSSGMGAFKPGDNADPYIGKQGEMEYVDEVKIESVFPASIQKKVLRAMEKAHPYEEVAYDLYDMASRAASYGLGRIGDLNESVTLDEFAEKVKNAFDVKTVRVVGEATKKVKKVAVLGGDGNKYMSAALHQGADVFVTGDIYYHVAHDAMMEGLAMIDPGHNVEKIMKEGVCKKIQSFIKEKKYNTDVIISKLNTDPFRFI; encoded by the coding sequence ATGAAACATGCGAACGGTCAAACGGTTATTCAGGCGTTTGAAAAATTTTCTCCAAAATCCTATGCAGTTGAAGGGGATAAAATTGGTCTGCAAATAGGCACGTTAAACAAGCCTGTGAAAAAAATCATGATTGCATTAGATGTGCTTGAGCCCGTCGTTGATGAAGCTATAAACAACAATGTCGATTTAATTATCTCTCACCATCCCCTCATTTTTAAGCCGATCAAAGTGTTAAGAACTGATACATCTTATGGAAGAGCGATTGAGAAATTAATTAAGCATGATATAACCGTTTATACCGCCCATACGAATTTAGATGTGACCACAGGTGGGGTCAATGACATGATGGCGGAAGCATTAGAGCTTACAGATACCCGTGTTCTTGCAGAAACTGGTGCTGAACTATTAAAAAAACTTGTCGTGTTTGTACCTGAAGAACAGGCGGCACAAGTAAGAGAAGCGATTGGTCAAGCAGGAGCAGGAGATATAGGTGATTATAGTCATTGTAGCTTTACTTCTAGTGGAATGGGGGCTTTTAAGCCTGGAGACAATGCTGATCCCTATATAGGTAAACAAGGGGAAATGGAATATGTAGATGAAGTTAAGATAGAGAGTGTCTTCCCTGCGAGTATACAAAAAAAAGTTTTACGTGCCATGGAAAAAGCGCATCCTTACGAGGAAGTGGCCTATGATTTATATGATATGGCATCAAGAGCTGCAAGTTATGGTTTAGGTCGCATAGGGGACTTAAATGAAAGTGTAACGTTGGACGAATTTGCTGAAAAGGTAAAAAATGCGTTTGACGTTAAGACTGTCAGAGTCGTTGGTGAGGCAACTAAAAAGGTAAAAAAAGTAGCTGTATTAGGGGGCGATGGTAACAAATATATGTCCGCTGCTTTACATCAAGGGGCAGATGTTTTTGTGACCGGTGACATTTATTATCATGTTGCCCACGATGCCATGATGGAAGGGCTCGCCATGATTGATCCTGGACATAATGTTGAGAAAATAATGAAGGAAGGGGTATGTAAAAAAATTCAGTCATTTATTAAAGAAAAAAAATATAACACAGATGTTATTATTTCTAAGTTAAATACTGATCCCTTCCGTTTTATCTAA
- a CDS encoding tRNA (adenine(22)-N(1))-methyltransferase, with amino-acid sequence MNHEKLSKRLKKVSDHVPCGAIVGDIGSDHAYLAVYLVQSGKCPFVVAGEVNQGPLASAKAHIRSNGLTDKISAKLGNGLEVLENENVNTVVIAGMGGPLIATILEEGKERLNLVERLILQPNVAADHIRRWLLGNKWKLIDEEILEEDGHVYEILVAEKGRGLTPYDTEDLEKQLWLGPYLLKNKNTAFEKKWKRERQQIEKINQQLALSGQDELLKEKKQQLSQKMTWLEEEL; translated from the coding sequence ATGAATCATGAAAAGTTGTCTAAAAGGTTAAAAAAAGTAAGTGATCATGTTCCTTGTGGTGCAATAGTAGGGGATATTGGATCTGATCATGCTTACTTAGCTGTTTATTTGGTTCAGAGCGGTAAATGTCCCTTTGTTGTAGCTGGTGAAGTGAATCAAGGGCCGTTAGCGTCTGCCAAAGCGCATATTCGTTCAAATGGCTTAACTGATAAAATAAGTGCCAAGTTGGGAAATGGTTTAGAGGTTTTAGAAAATGAGAATGTTAATACCGTTGTTATTGCAGGAATGGGTGGGCCTTTAATTGCGACTATTTTAGAAGAAGGGAAAGAGCGGTTAAACTTAGTTGAACGTCTCATTTTACAGCCAAATGTTGCAGCAGATCATATAAGAAGATGGTTGTTGGGAAATAAATGGAAACTTATTGATGAAGAGATTCTAGAAGAAGATGGTCATGTATATGAAATTTTAGTTGCTGAAAAGGGACGTGGTTTAACACCTTATGATACTGAAGATTTAGAAAAGCAACTGTGGCTTGGTCCATATTTATTAAAAAATAAAAATACTGCTTTTGAGAAGAAGTGGAAGAGGGAACGTCAACAAATAGAGAAAATTAATCAACAACTCGCTCTTAGTGGACAGGATGAGTTGCTGAAAGAAAAAAAACAGCAATTAAGTCAAAAGATGACTTGGTTGGAGGAGGAGTTATAA
- a CDS encoding c-type cytochrome codes for MKGKPLYPFAVTAVLGIGLIIILSFVGINMDDQASENGDNNEAQEFDDPIELGESLYQSSCVSCHGGELEGASGPALDGGNLSQEDILNAISEGPGTMPAGLVTGEEAEAVAEFILAENE; via the coding sequence ATGAAAGGAAAACCCCTCTACCCTTTTGCAGTAACAGCTGTACTGGGAATAGGCTTAATTATCATCTTATCATTTGTTGGCATTAATATGGATGATCAGGCTTCTGAAAATGGGGATAATAATGAAGCACAAGAATTTGATGATCCAATTGAATTAGGTGAAAGCCTCTATCAAAGTAGCTGTGTTTCCTGTCACGGCGGGGAATTGGAAGGGGCCTCTGGACCAGCTCTTGATGGCGGAAATCTATCCCAAGAGGATATTTTGAATGCTATTTCTGAAGGACCTGGTACAATGCCCGCAGGCTTAGTCACTGGTGAAGAAGCTGAAGCGGTGGCTGAATTTATTTTGGCAGAAAACGAATAA
- a CDS encoding glycerophosphodiester phosphodiesterase — MKIIAHRGNKRHTPENTMAAFRSASMYPVDGIEFDLQFTKDKIPVVIHDSTIDRTTNGSGAVSSYTLSELQQFDAGVLFDETFFGERIPTFSDVLTWASHEAFQLHVELKKQTTQENDFVKRCIEEIIDHDLLHRAVISSFYHPYLVEVKRLCPDLHTAFLTKVPILRAIKYAKKIEAEAIHIRHSYHAMRYYRRWAKKGLTVRAYNVHTIKEAMRCAARNVDAIITNDPKTMTDTFKKKQE, encoded by the coding sequence ATGAAAATTATCGCTCATAGAGGAAACAAGCGACATACTCCAGAAAATACGATGGCGGCATTTAGATCGGCATCTATGTACCCGGTGGACGGGATTGAATTTGATCTGCAATTCACAAAAGATAAAATTCCGGTCGTCATTCACGATTCAACCATTGACAGGACAACAAATGGCAGTGGTGCTGTTTCATCTTACACACTGTCAGAATTACAACAATTCGATGCAGGGGTTCTATTTGATGAAACATTTTTTGGTGAAAGAATTCCTACTTTTTCTGACGTTCTAACGTGGGCTAGTCATGAGGCTTTTCAATTGCATGTTGAGTTGAAAAAGCAGACAACACAAGAGAATGACTTTGTAAAAAGGTGTATAGAGGAAATCATTGACCATGATTTGCTTCATAGAGCCGTTATATCCAGCTTCTATCACCCTTATCTTGTGGAAGTGAAAAGGCTTTGTCCAGATCTCCATACAGCTTTTTTAACGAAGGTCCCCATTTTAAGAGCGATTAAATACGCTAAAAAAATTGAAGCAGAAGCCATTCATATACGCCATAGCTATCATGCTATGCGCTATTACCGTCGATGGGCAAAGAAAGGTTTAACAGTAAGAGCCTACAATGTTCATACGATAAAAGAGGCGATGCGTTGCGCTGCTAGAAATGTGGATGCGATTATAACAAATGATCCGAAGACGATGACAGATACGTTTAAAAAGAAGCAGGAATAA
- the rpoD gene encoding RNA polymerase sigma factor RpoD, translating to MADKPIRPMAEGDLTIDQVKEQLLEAGKKRGTLTYAEITERLGAFDQDSDQMDEFFEYLGEQGVEILNDNETVPSLQQVEKEEEFDLNDLSVPPGIKINDPVRMYLKEIGRVPLLSAAEEIDLAKRIENGDEEAKRRLAEANLRLVVSIAKRYVGRGMLFLDLIQEGNMGLIKAVEKFDYDKGFKFSTYATWWIRQAITRAIADQARTIRIPVHMVETINKLIRVQRQLLQDLGREPTPEEVSKEMELTPEKVREILKIAQEPVSLETPIGEEDDSHLGDFIEDQEALAPSDAAAYELLKEQLEDVLDTLTDREENVLRLRFGLDDGRTRTLEEVGKVFGVTRERIRQIEAKALRKLRHPSRSKRLKDFLE from the coding sequence ATGGCAGACAAACCAATTCGTCCTATGGCGGAAGGTGATTTAACCATCGATCAAGTTAAGGAGCAACTATTAGAAGCAGGTAAAAAGCGGGGGACTTTAACCTACGCCGAGATTACTGAGAGATTAGGTGCATTTGATCAAGATTCAGATCAAATGGATGAATTTTTTGAATACCTTGGAGAACAAGGTGTTGAAATATTAAATGATAATGAGACTGTCCCGAGTCTTCAGCAAGTTGAAAAAGAGGAAGAATTTGATTTAAACGACTTGAGTGTGCCCCCAGGAATAAAAATAAACGATCCAGTAAGGATGTATTTAAAAGAGATTGGGCGGGTACCGTTATTATCAGCTGCTGAAGAAATTGATTTAGCAAAAAGAATTGAAAATGGAGATGAAGAAGCAAAGCGTCGATTAGCGGAAGCAAACTTACGTTTAGTTGTTAGTATTGCTAAACGTTATGTAGGTCGTGGAATGCTCTTCCTTGATTTAATTCAAGAAGGGAACATGGGTCTCATTAAAGCCGTAGAGAAGTTTGATTACGATAAAGGTTTTAAGTTTAGTACTTATGCTACATGGTGGATCCGGCAAGCCATTACACGAGCTATTGCTGATCAAGCAAGAACGATTCGTATTCCAGTTCATATGGTGGAAACAATCAACAAGCTTATTCGAGTTCAACGTCAGCTTTTACAAGATTTAGGGCGGGAACCGACACCAGAAGAAGTCTCTAAAGAAATGGAATTGACACCAGAAAAAGTACGAGAAATTTTGAAAATTGCTCAAGAGCCTGTTTCTCTGGAAACACCGATTGGAGAGGAAGATGACTCTCATTTAGGAGACTTTATAGAGGATCAAGAAGCTTTAGCTCCTTCTGATGCTGCAGCATATGAGTTACTTAAAGAGCAGCTTGAGGATGTGCTTGATACGCTAACTGACCGAGAAGAAAATGTCTTACGTCTTCGCTTTGGTCTTGATGATGGTCGAACAAGAACATTGGAGGAAGTAGGTAAAGTATTTGGCGTGACACGGGAACGTATTAGGCAAATTGAAGCAAAAGCGCTAAGAAAGCTTCGTCACCCTAGTCGTAGTAAACGACTTAAAGATTTTCTTGAGTAA